Proteins encoded together in one Coffea arabica cultivar ET-39 chromosome 2c, Coffea Arabica ET-39 HiFi, whole genome shotgun sequence window:
- the LOC113721953 gene encoding transcription factor bHLH162-like isoform X1, with the protein MEQNPSSSKADRKTIERDRRNRMKTLYSKLTSLIPPQSREASSLPDQLEEATNYIKKMQIKLEKLKERRDFTNGTRLSSDTDTASAGLRLPHIDIQERGSALEVVLITKSDCQFMFTETIRLLHEEGAEVVNASFSVLGETIFHTVHCKIGESAPCSAAARISEKLKKFVYGDN; encoded by the exons ATGGAgcaaaaccctagttcatctAAAGCTGACAGAAAAACCATTGAGAGAGACAGAAGAAATCGGATGAAGACCCTTTATTCCAAGCTCACATCTCTTATTCCTCCTCAATCCAGG GAAGCATCATCTCTGCCAGATCAACTTGAGGAAGCCACAAATTACATAAAGAAGATGCAGATCAAGTTGGAGAAGTTGAAGGAGAGAAGAGATTTTACTAATGGAACAAGATTAAGCAGTGATACAGATACAGCGTCTGCAGGTCTGAGACTGCCACATATTGACATTCAAGAAAGGGGTTCGGCTCTGGAAGTGGTTCTGATAACTAAGTCGGATTGCCAATTCATGTTCACTGAGACCATCCGTTTGCTCCACGAAGAAGGAGCTGAGGTTGTCAATGCCAGTTTTTCTGTGCTGGGTGAAACCATTTTCCACACTGTACATTGCAAG ATAGGAGAATCAGCACCTTGTTCTGCAGCAGCAAGGATATCCGAGAAGCTAAAGAAGTTTGTTTACGGTGACAATTAG
- the LOC113723908 gene encoding uncharacterized protein — MKREAQASRTGQDPRRRKDTGRGEPGPSSTSNPLRDRRSVFDRIVRGRSSTSDAELTPLNSSRSHVLAVMRQNHLGRTPPEIPGRRDKRNSNLYCAYHRDVGHETEDCNDLKREIENLIRQGYLKQFIRKDGSFNRSVSHRESRGPRREDRRDTKLNCRGPEDHKEDQRPPRDGSPGYGPNIAGVINTISGGPTGRDSQNSRKRTYRQAGMDVAEPSSRLSEVITYGSRDPVPAASSNHETLVIEVLTNNYIVKKVYVDPGSSVDVMYYRTLESLKLTREQLTPVRTPLVGFGGHVVHPEGMVN, encoded by the coding sequence ATGAAGCGAGAAGCCCAAGCATCTCGTACGGGGCAAGATCCCCGGAGAAGGAAAGACACTGGCCGAGGTGAACCCGGCCCAAGTAGCACTTCAAACCCACTCCGAGACCGCAGGAGTGTCTTCGACCGGATCGTGAGAGGCCGGTCGTCCACCTCGGACGCTGAGCTGACACCGCTCAATTCCAGCCGATCTCATGTCTTGGCTGTAATGAGGCAGAACCACCTCGGCCGAACACCTCCTGAGATCCCTGGGAGGAGAGATAAGAGAAACTCCAACCTCTACTGCGCCTACCACCGAGACGTTGGGCACGAGACTGAAGATTGCAACGATCTGAAGCGAGAGATCGAAAACCTAATCCGACAAGGATACCTGAAGCAGTTCATCCGCAAAGACGGAAGCTTCAACCGAAGTGTTTCCCACCGGGAGAGCCGAGGTCCTCGTCGAGAAGACAGGCGGGACACCAAGCTTAATTGCCGAGGCCCTGAGGACCACAAGGAGGATCAGAGGCCTCCACGTGACGGATCACCAGGCTACGGCCCAAACATTGCCGGGGTGATCAATACCATCTCAGGTGGCCCCACGGGAAGAGACAGCCAGAACTCCCGGAAGCGGACCTACCGCCAAGCCGGTATGGATGTGGCCGAGCCGAGTTCGAGGCTGTCCGAGGTGATAACCTATGGTTCCCGCGACCCTGTCCCCGCTGCCTCCAGCAATCACGAGACCCTCGTGATTGAGGTCCTCACAAACAATTACATAGTCAAAAAGGTATACGTTGACCCCGGAAGCTCGGTAGACGTCATGTACTACCGGACCTTGGAGAGTTTGAAGTTGACCCGGGAGCAACTCACTCCGGTCAGAACTCCCCTTGTCGGCTTCGGGGGACACGTCGTCCACCCGGAGGGCATGGTGAATTAA
- the LOC113726028 gene encoding serine/threonine/tyrosine-protein kinase HT1-like: protein MEEEANSWIRRTKFSHTVCHRLDSSRLASIPLTINQRGGIPVAKSRLAVTPSAAYVNPKQDPIVSPLQRNPTTNKQRAVSPSPQTKLLDTFKEAKQARSVKRRHSTPNSRKSEKGLVGKLFHHKDSHKNSHEQKPNGSKSPLNNSRLRHFSAMKFHEKSKGKKDSAWTKYFDHGGGRVTSVEAADEHMVDLSKLFLGLRFAHGAHSQLYHGIYKDEPVAVKIIRLPDDDENGDLAARLEKQFNREVTLLSRLHHPNVIKFVAACRMPPVFCVITEYLAEGSLRSYLHKLEQKPMEEKFLPLTKLITVALDIARGMEYIHSQGVIHRDLKPENILINEDFHLKVADFGIACEEAYCDLLADDPGTYRWMAPEMIKRKSYGRKVDVYGFGLILWEMVAGTIPYEDMTPIQAAFAVVNKNLRPPVPERCPPAMRALIEQCWSLQPDKRPEFWQIVKVLEQFESSLASDGTLNLVNNPICQDHKKGLLHWIQKLGPHSDTSSMPKPRFQ from the exons ATGGAGGAAGAGGCTAATTCTTGGATTAGGAGGACAAAGTTTTCTCACACAGTTTGTCATAGATTAGATTCATCAAGACTGGCCTCTATTCCGTTGACTATTAATCAGAGGGGGGGAATCCCAGTTGCAAAATCTAGGCTTGCTGTTACACCTTCTGCTGCTTATGTTAATCCTAAACAAGACCCTATTGTTAGTCCGTTACAAAGAAATCCCACGACAAACAAGCAGAGGGCTGTTTCCCCATCCCCACAAACCAAGCTTTTGGATACGTTTAAGGAGGCAAAGCAGGCAAGGTCTGTAAAGAGGAGACACTCAActccaaattcaagaaaatctgAGAAAGGACTTGTTGGAAAGCTGTTTCATCATAAAGATTCTCATAAAAATTCCCATGAGCAGAAGCCAAATGGTTCTAAGTCTCCATTGAATAATAGTCGTCTGAGGCACTTCTCAGCTATGAAATTTCACGAGAAATCCAAGGGCAAGAAGGATTCAGCCTGGACTAAGTATTTTGATCACGGTGGAGGAAGGGTGACCTCAGTGGAAGCAGCTGATGAGCATATGGTTGATCTTTCTAAGCTGTTTCTTGGCCTAAGATTTGCTCATGGTGCACATAGCCAGCTTTACCATGGCATTTACAAGGATGAACCTGTTGCTGTGAAAATTATTCGACTTCCTGATGATGACGAAAATGGAGACTTAGCTGCTCGGTTAGAGAAGCAATTCAACAGAGAGGTTACTCTGTTATCCCGTCTCCACCACCCAAATGTTATAAAG TTTGTAGCAGCCTGCAGAATGCCACCTGTATTTTGTGTTATCACAGAATACTTAGCTGAGGGTTCTTTGAGATCATACCTTCACAAACTTGAGCAGAAGCCTATGGAGGAGAAATTTCTTCCCTTAACAAAGCTAATCACTGTGGCTTTGGATATTGCTCGTGGAATGGAGTATATTCACTCACAAGGTGTTATACATAGGGATCTCAAACCAGAGAATATTCTTATAAATGAAGATTTCCACCTAAAAGTTGCTGATTTTGGAATAGCTTGTGAAGAGGCATACTGTGATCTTCTTGCTGATGATCCAGGTACATACCGGTGGATGGCGCCTGAAATGATCAAGCGCAAGTCCTACGGCAGGAAAGTTGATGTGTATGGCTTTGGACTCATTTTATGGGAAATGGTTGCTGGGACTATTCCCTATGAAGATATGACTCCAATTCAAGCTGCTTTTGCTGTAGTAAACAAG AATCTACGGCCTCCTGTCCCAGAGCGTTGTCCTCCAGCAATGAGAGCTTTAATAGAGCAATGTTGGTCTTTGCAGCCAGACAAGAGGCCTGAATTCTGGCAGATTGTGAAGGTATTAGAGCAGTTTGAGAGTTCTCTTGCTTCTGATGGAACCCTGAATCTGGTTAACAATCCAATCTGTCAGGATCATAAGAAGGGGCTTCTCCATTGGATCCAAAAGCTTGGTCCACATTCAGATACATCATCAATGCCTAAACCTAGATTTCAatga
- the LOC113721953 gene encoding transcription factor bHLH162-like isoform X2, translated as MITLCTVQFSIRPFLFSVQEASSLPDQLEEATNYIKKMQIKLEKLKERRDFTNGTRLSSDTDTASAGLRLPHIDIQERGSALEVVLITKSDCQFMFTETIRLLHEEGAEVVNASFSVLGETIFHTVHCKIGESAPCSAAARISEKLKKFVYGDN; from the exons ATGATAACTTTGTGCACTGTACAGTTCAGCATTCGGCCCTTTCTCTTTTCAGTTCAG GAAGCATCATCTCTGCCAGATCAACTTGAGGAAGCCACAAATTACATAAAGAAGATGCAGATCAAGTTGGAGAAGTTGAAGGAGAGAAGAGATTTTACTAATGGAACAAGATTAAGCAGTGATACAGATACAGCGTCTGCAGGTCTGAGACTGCCACATATTGACATTCAAGAAAGGGGTTCGGCTCTGGAAGTGGTTCTGATAACTAAGTCGGATTGCCAATTCATGTTCACTGAGACCATCCGTTTGCTCCACGAAGAAGGAGCTGAGGTTGTCAATGCCAGTTTTTCTGTGCTGGGTGAAACCATTTTCCACACTGTACATTGCAAG ATAGGAGAATCAGCACCTTGTTCTGCAGCAGCAAGGATATCCGAGAAGCTAAAGAAGTTTGTTTACGGTGACAATTAG
- the LOC113726030 gene encoding eukaryotic translation initiation factor 3 subunit D: protein MVGFEVGAVPFNPDGWGPPDSSTANSISVPNHPSNVPFAPFSRSDKLGRIADWTRAISNPNRPGSNPSNKNVSDSAFDFTGDDSFATLAADEDSSFRLVDNAASKSHHGHHQNRPKFNPRWRFNPHHHRSQLPQRRDEEVEARKREAEKERARRDRLYNLNRSSTNAGPRRESAVFKSSVDIQPEWNMLDQIPFSTFSKLSFSVPEPEDLLVCGGLEFYDRSYDRITPKNERRLERFKNRNFFKVTTTDDPVIRRLANEDKATVFATDTILSSLMCAPRSVYSWDIVIQRVGNKLFFDKRDGSQLDLLSVHETSQEPLPDVKDDINSAYSLSVEAAYINQNFSQQVLIRDGNKVTFEEPNPFANEGEEVASVAYRYRRWKLDDDMYLVARCEVQSVVELNNQRSFLTLNALNEFDPKYSGVDWRQKLETQRGAVLATELKNNANKLAKWTAQALLGSADMMKLGYVSRVHPRDHFNHVILAVVGYKPREFAAQINLNTSNMWGIVKSIVDLCMKLNEGKYVLVKDPSKPQVRIYEVPPDAFENDYVEEPLPEEEQVQPPAEDAEGGEANATANDVEDKDVSAEPVAA, encoded by the coding sequence ATGGTGGGTTTTGAAGTCGGAGCGGTTCCGTTCAATCCTGACGGTTGGGGCCCACCCGATTCCTCCACCGCCAATTCCATTTCCGTCCCAAACCACCCATCCAATGTCCCCTTCGCCCCGTTTTCCCGGTCTGACAAGCTCGGTCGAATCGCAGACTGGACCCGAGCTATTTCCAACCCCAATCGTCCTGGATCTAATCCATCCAACAAAAATGTTTCTGACTCTGCCTTTGATTTCACCGGCGACGACTCTTTTGCAACCTTAGCCGCCGACGAGGACTCCTCTTTCCGTTTAGTTGACAATGCCGCCTCGAAATCCCACCACGGCCACCATCAGAACCGCCCCAAATTCAACCCCAGGTGGCGTTTCAACCCCCACCACCACCGCTCTCAGCTACCCCAGCGCCGCGACGAAGAGGTCGAAGCCCGAAAACGCGAAGCCGAGAAGGAACGAGCTCGTAGAGACCGTCTTTACAACCTCAATCGCTCTTCCACCAACGCCGGACCTCGCCGCGAGTCTGCCGTCTTCAAATCGTCCGTCGATATCCAGCCGGAGTGGAATATGCTCGATCAAATCCCCTTCTCCACCTTCTCCAAGCTCTCCTTCTCCGTACCCGAGCCGGAAGACCTCCTTGTATGCGGTGGGCTCGAATTTTATGACCGGTCATACGATCGAATCACCCCCAAAAACGAACGCCGTCTGGAGCGCTTCAAGAATCGCAATTTCTTCAAGGTGACAACCACTGATGACCCTGTAATCCGCCGCCTGGCCAACGAGGATAAAGCTACAGTTTTTGCAACAGATACGATATTGTCAAGTTTAATGTGCGCTCCCAGGTCAGTTTATTCATGGGATATTGTGATTCAACGCGTTGGGAATAAGTTATTTTTTGATAAGCGTGATGGATCGCAGTTGGATTTGTTATCCGTGCACGAGACTTCTCAGGAGCCTTTACCTGATGTGAAGGATGATATAAACTCTGCTTATTCATTAAGTGTCGAGGCTGCTTATATAAACCAGAACTTTTCGCAGCAGGTTTTGATTAGGGACGGGAATAAGGTTACTTTTGAGGAGCCGAACCCATTTGCAAACGAAGGAGAGGAAGTGGCCTCGGTGGCTTACAGGTATAGGAGGTGGAAGTTGGATGATGATATGTACTTAGTTGCACGGTGCGAGGTTCAGAGTGTGGTGGAATTGAATAATCAAAGGTCGTTTTTGACTCTTAATGCGTTGAATGAATTTGATCCTAAGTACTCGGGTGTTGATTGGAGGCAGAAGTTGGAGACTCAGAGGGGTGCTGTCTTGGCCACTGAATTGAAGAACAATGCCAATAAGTTGGCTAAATGGACTGCTCAGGCGCTTTTGGGTAGTGCTGATATGATGAAATTGGGGTATGTTTCTAGGGTTCATCCAAGGGATCATTTTAACCATGTGATATTGGCTGTTGTTGGATATAAACCGAGGGAGTTTGCTGCGCAGATTAATTTGAATACCTCTAATATGTGGGGCATTGTGAAGAGTATCGTGGACTTGTGTATGAAGTTGAATGAAGGGAAGTATGTGCTTGTTAAGGACCCATCCAAGCCACAAGTGAGGATTTACGAGGTCCCACCTGATGCATTTGAGAATGACTATGTGGAGGAGCCGTTGCCAGAGGAGGAGCAGGTTCAGCCTCCTGCAGAGGATGCTGAAGGTGGGGAGGCGAATGCTACGGCTAATGATGTGGAGGACAAGGATGTCAGTGCTGAACCGGTAGCAGCTTGA